In one window of Mercurialis annua linkage group LG4, ddMerAnnu1.2, whole genome shotgun sequence DNA:
- the LOC126677754 gene encoding inosine-5'-monophosphate dehydrogenase 2-like encodes MEEDGYSASKLFNQGYSYTYDDLIFLPHFIDFPTEAVSLSTKLSKNVPLHIPCVSSPMDTVTESYMASAMAALGGIGIIHCNLSPSLQAHLVTSAKSRRVPLLSTPVFSSPDSRITHHFEDHSLPCVLVTQSGTADSKLIGYVLKSDWMGLTDKETKLMDFMHTTNNPNVCVPWSYELHDIDAFLKQENQDFAILQKEGGEAVDVISKEEVERVKGYPKLTKGSVGSDGKWMVGASIGTRESDKERLEHLVKAGINAVVLDSSQGNSTYQIEMIKYIKTTYSELDVIGGNVVTVNQAHNLIKAGVDGLRVGMGSGSICTTQEVCAVGRGQATAVYKVSSVAAQSGVPVIADGGISNSGHIVKALSLGASTVMMGGFLAGSTEAPGAYVCQNGSRIKTYRGMGSLEAMTKGSDQRYLGDTSKLKIAQGVVGAVADKGSVLRLVPYTMQAVKQGFQDIGASSLQSAHDLLRSNTLRLEVRTGAAQVEGGIHGLVSYEKKAF; translated from the exons ATGGAAGAAGACGGATATTCAGCATCAAAGCTGTTCAACCAAGGTTATTCCTACACTTACGATGACCTTATCTTCCTTCCTCACTTTATCGACTTCCCAACCGAAGCAGTTTCCCTTTCTACTAAGCTTTCAAAGAATGTTCCTCTCCATATTCCTTGCGTTTCTTCTCCTATGGACACTGTTACTGAGTCTTACATGGCTTCCGCTATGGCCGCTCTCGGTGGTATCGGGATTATTCACTGTAATCTCTCTCCTTCTCTTCAAGCTCACTTGGTTACTTCCGCTAAGTCACGCCGTGTTCCTCTTTTATCAACTCCTGTTTTCAGCTCTCCTGATTCCAGGATTACCCATCACTTTGAAGATCACTCTCTGCCCTGTGTTTTAGTTACTCAGTCAG GTACTGCTGACTCCAAGCTCATAGGCTATGTACTCAAGTCTGATTGGATGGGTTTAACTGATAAAGAAACTAAATTGATGGATTTTATGCATACCACCAATAACCCTAATGTTTGTGTTCCTTGGAGTTATGAGCTCCACGACATTGATGCCTTTCTCAAACAAGAAAACCAAGATTTTGCCATTCTTCAGAAGGAAGGAGGAGAGGCAGTGGATGTCATTTCCAAGGAAGAAGTCGAGAGGGTCAAAGGATATCCCAAGTTAACCAAAGGATCCGTGGGTTCCGATGGCAAGTGGATGGTCGGGGCATCTATTGGTACCCGGGAATCTGATAAGGAGAGATTGGAGCATTTGGTTAAAGCCGGGATAAACGCCGTGGTTTTGGATAGTTCACAAGGCAACTCCACTTACCAAATTGAAATGATCAAGTATATTAAGACAACATATTCTGAGTTGGATGTAATTggtggtaatgtggtaactgtAAATCAGGCACATAATCTGATCAAGGCAGGCGTAGATGGATTGAGAGTTGGAATGGGGTCTGGCTCTATTTGCACCACCCAGGAGGTTTGTGCAGTTGGTAGAGGACAG GCTACTGCTGTGTACAAGGTTTCATCTGTAGCGGCACAAAGTGGTGTTCCTGTTATTGCCGATGGCGGCATTTCAAATTCAGGTCATATTGTCAAGGCTTTATCACTGGGTGCATCTACTGTAATGATGGGAGGGTTTTTAGCAGGAAGCACTGAAGCCCCTGGAGCTTATGTGTGTCAG AATGGTAGTCGGATAAAAACATATCGGGGCATGGGGTCTTTAGAAGCAATGACGAAAGGAAGTGATCAAAGATACTTAGGAGATACGTCTAAGCTGAAGATTGCACAGGGAGTTGTGGGAGCAGTTGCTGATAAGGGGTCAGTGTTGAGGCTTGTACCGTACACCATGCAAGCTGTGAAGCAAGGGTTCCAGGATATTGGTGCTTCTTCTTTGCAGTCCGCTCATGATTTATTAAGATCAAACACTCTGAGGCTTGAG GTACGAACAGGTGCTGCACAAGTTGAAGGTGGAATACATGGCTTGGTTTCTTATGAGAAGAAAGCTTTTTAA
- the LOC126679407 gene encoding aluminum-activated malate transporter 9-like, producing MNGKKGSVVIDVSKLSKKFEGDEGKKTGNAWMKIWEFCKEDKNRVIFALKVGLAVLLVSLLILFRAPYDIFGTNIIWSILTVAIMFEYTVGATFNRGFNRALGSLLAGILAIVVAQLALSSGKVAEPVIIGISIFFIGAITSFMKLWPSLVPYEYGFRVILFTYCLIIVSGYRMGNPITTAMDRLYSIAIGGFVAVLVNVLVFPIWAGEQLHNELVTSFNSVADSLEECVKKYLEDEGFEHPEFSNTVMDEFPDEPAYKKCKKTLNSSAKLESLAVSAKWEPPHGRFRHFFYPWSEYVRVGAVLRYCAYEVMALHGVLHSEIQAPYNLRITFQSEILEATTQAAQLVRNLGQDISNMRHSLNTLLLKKLHNSTVRLQRAIDTHSYLLISDLLKLPQAIPCDQTNQLPVIDGNGLTNFLDSTTQNVPSGTLAIGQPVESYHEMMRKQSRRLHSWPSREVDAYEEGGVDTEVVTRMRALESTAALSLATFTSLLIEFVARLDHLVEAVDELSKMAKFKEESV from the exons ATGAACGGAAAAAAGGGCAGTGTCGTAATCGACGTCTCGAAACTTAGTAAGAAATTTGAAGGTgatgaaggaaaaaaaactggAAATGCATGGATGAAAATATGGGAGTTTTGTAAAGAAGATAAAAATAGAGTTATATTTGCATTAAAAGTAGGATTAGCTGTTCTTCTAGTGTCGTTGCTAATATTATTTAGAGCTCCGTATGATATTTTCGGAACAAATATTATTTGGTCGATTCTTACTGTTGCGATCATGTTCGAATATACAGTCG gtGCGACTTTTAATCGAGGATTTAACCGAGCACTTGGGAGTTTACTTGCGGGGATTTTGGCTATTGTTGTTGCTCAGTTAGCTCTAAGTAGTGGCAAAGTTGCTGAGCCTGTTATCATTGGGATTAGCATCTTCTTCATTG GGGCAATAACATCATTTATGAAACTATGGCCTTCGTTGGTGCCGTATGAATACGGGTTCAGGGTTATACTATTTACGTACTGCTTGATCATAGTGTCGGGATATAGAATGGGGAATCCCATCACAACTGCCATGGATCGTCTTTATTCCATTGCCATCGGAGGCTTTGTAGCTGTTCTGGTGAATGTGCTAGTTTTTCCGATTTGGGCCGGCGAGCAACTGCATAATGAGCTAGTTACCAGCTTTAACTCTGTGGCTGACTCTCTTGAAG AATGTGTAAAGAAGTATTTGGAAGATGAAGGGTTCGAGCATCCAGAGTTCTCCAACACTGTGATGGATGAATTTCCTGATGAGCCAGCATACAAGAAATGTAAAAAGACCTTGAATTCCTCTGCAAAGCTTGAATCTTtg GCGGTATCAGCAAAATGGGAGCCACCACACGGCAGGTTCCGACATTTCTTCTATCCATGGTCGGAGTATGTTAGAGTTGGAGCAGTTCTGAGATATTGTGCTTATGAAGTTATGGCTCTTCATGGGGTCCTACATTCTGAGATTCAG GCGCCTTACAATCTCCGCATAACATTCCAATCAGAAATTCTTGAAGCAACAACACAAGCTGCACAGCTTGTCAGAAATCTAGGCCAAGATATTAGCAATATGAGGCATAGCCTCAATACCTTGCTGCTCAAGAAACTTCACAATTCCACGGTGAGACTCCAGCGCGCCATCGACACTCACTCTTACCTTCTTATATCTGACCTTCTCAAGCTGCCTCAAGCCATTCCGTGTGACCAAACGAATCAATTGCCTGTTATCGACGGCAATGGCTTAACAAATTTTTTGGATTCAACGACTCAAAACGTACCTTCGGGAACATTAGCAATAGGACAACCTGTGGAGTCTTACCATGAGATGATGAGAAAGCAATCGAGGAGGCTGCATTCATGGCCGTCGAGGGAGGTGGACGCTTACGAAGAAGGAGGTGTTGATACGGAGGTTGTTACGAGAATGAGGGCATTGGAGAGTACTGCAGCACTATCACTTGCTACATTTACTTCATTGCTGATAGAATTTGTAGCGAGGCTTGATCACTTGGTTGAAGCAGTCGATGAGCTGTCAAAGATGGCTAAGTTTAAAGAAGAGAGTGTATAG
- the LOC126677830 gene encoding dirigent protein-like — protein METKTLYLSLFLLFLLSITSNASPNRKIRTLKPCKRLIFYFHDTIYNGKNFKNATSAIVGAPAWADKTTLAKYNHFGDIVVFDDPITLDNNLHSTPVGRAQGIYLYDKKEIYTSWMGFSFVFNSTEHKGSLNFAGADPLMNKTRDISVIGGTGDFLMARGVATLMTDAFEGEVYFRLRVDIKLYECWR, from the coding sequence ATGGAGACTAAAACCCTATATTTATCTCTCTTTCTTCTCTTCTTACTCTCAATTACATCAAACGCTTCACCCAATCGAAAAATCCGAACCCTAAAACCATGCAAAAGACTAATTTTTTACTTTCATGACACTATTTACAATggcaaaaatttcaaaaatgccaCTTCAGCAATTGTGGGTGCACCAGCTTGGGCAGACAAGACAACCTTAGCTAAATATAATCATTTTGGCGACATTGTAGTGTTTGATGATCCAATTACGCTAGACAATAATTTACATTCCACGCCCGTTGGTCGTGCGCAAGGTATTTACTTGTATGACAAGAAAGAAATTTACACTTCTTGGATgggtttttcttttgttttcaattctACCGAGCATAAAGGAAGTTTAAATTTTGCTGGTGCTGATCCATTGATGAACAAGACTAGGGATATTTCGGTAATCGGCGGTACCGGAGATTTTCTTATGGCTCGAGGAGTAGCTACATTGATGACTGATGCTTTTGAAGGTGAAGTTTATTTTAGACttcgagttgacattaagttgtATGAGTGTTGGCGGTGA
- the LOC126677814 gene encoding dirigent protein 5-like, translating into MKVFALRSYFLLFILIVSQSVIAYKKTYKKQEPCKNFVVYYHDVLFNGTDAANATSAAATGPTKLNKFNFGMLVVFDDPVTIDEHLLSRPVARAQGLYFYDMKSTFTAWFAFSLVFNSTKHKGTLNIMGADLMMEKTRDFSVVGGTGDFFMARGICTVQTDTFQGDYYFRLKMNVKLYECY; encoded by the exons ATGAAAGTGTTTGCATTGAGATCTTATTTCCTTCTCTTCATTCTTATTGTATCTCAATCTGTTATAGCCTATAAAAAGACTTATAAGAAGCAAGAACCATGCAAGAACTTCGTGGTTTATTACCATGATGTCCTTTTTAATGGCACAGATGCTGCTAATGCAACATCTGCTGCAGCTACTGGACCAACTAAgttaaacaaattcaattttgGTATGTTGGTTGTTTTTGATGATCCTGTGACAATAGACGAGCATCTCCTGTCTCGTCCTGTTGCTCGAGCACAGGGGTTGTATTTCTATGATATGAAATCGACTTTTACCGCCTGGTTCGCCTTTTCTTTGGTCTTTAACTCCACCAAGCATAAAG GTACTCTTAATATAATGGGAGCAGACTTGATGATGGAAAAAACTAGGGATTTCTCTGTGGTTGGAGGGACCGGGGACTTTTTCATGGCTAGAGGGATTTGCACAGTTCAGACTGATACTTTTCAGGGTGATTATTACTTTCGTCTCAAGATGAACGTTAAGCTGTATGAATGTTATTAA
- the LOC126678046 gene encoding dirigent protein 5-like, producing MSSFARKLCFLLLIFLITSQFVQSHKKSLKHQKPCERFILYYHDILFDGKDVANSTSARITNATKLGDHVFGMMIVFDDPVTKDENLLSPPIGRAQGFYFYDKKSDYNAWMSFTLVFNSTEHQGTLNIMGADFMNEKTRDLPVVGGTGDFFMTRGIATIQTQASEGVKYFRLKMDVKLYECHY from the coding sequence ATGAGTTCTTTTGCAAGAAAACTTTGTTTCCTTCTCTTGATTTTTCTTATTACATCTCAATTTGTTCAATCCCACAAAAAATCACTAAAACATCAAAAACCATGCGAGAGGTTCATTCTCTATTACCACGACATTCTTTTCGACGGAAAAGACGTAGCTAACTCAACGTCGGCAAGAATTACAAACGCAACAAAACTCGGCGATCATGTATTCGGAATGATGATCGTTTTCGACGATCCCGTAACGAAGGATGAGAATCTTCTTTCGCCACCAATTGGACGAGCGCAAGGGTTTTACTTCTACGACAAGAAATCGGATTATAATGCATGGATGTCTTTTACTTTGGTGTTTAACTCAACGGAACATCAAGGTACTTTAAATATTATGGGAGCTGATTTTATGAATGAGAAAACTAGGGATCTTCCTGTTGTCGGAGGCACAGGAGATTTCTTCATGACTAGAGGAATTGCTACAATTCAGACTCAAGCTTCCGAGGGTGTTAAATATTTTCGGCTTAAGATGGATGTTAAGTTATATGAATgccattattaa
- the LOC126676942 gene encoding uncharacterized protein LOC126676942 gives MEDNFRNLGFSAAYSSNGFLISGSSLQVGGPVAEYSADTVLRLDSLGASVTCTSPQKGIKRKWDLIDRSMGRHVGSSLSLGLGRSSSSSDSKGSSGTACTTMSSAKETDEESSMDFQLDFALHLGNEKSSPKNSSSSNLKMLESQPKVDLELSLSTKPSESDIISVYPSSTVLDFGMDIPHIIGGASNVDEGSISCGWKTGIALLASQDKQASFFLNQVSKICDPISIPDLSSSVITAPISSVTCTSGITHWQQPHQRSSSSKLCQIEGCGKGARGASGRCISHGGGRRCQKQGCHKGAEGRTVYCKAHGGGRRCDFLGCTKSAEGRTDFCIAHGGGRRCSREGCTRAARGKSGLCIRHGGGKRCQKENCTKSAEGLSGLCISHGGGRRCQASGCSKGAQGSTMFCKAHGGGKRCTTPGCTKGAEGSTPFCKGHGGGKRCAFQGGGVCTKSVHGGTNFCVAHGGGKRCAVSECTKSARGRTDFCVRHGGGKRCKNEGCGKSAQGSTDFCKAHGGGKRCSWGHPGSEYGVQPSGPCTSFARGKTGLCALHSGLVQDKRVHGGATLGPIIQDTKTGQPRKMKELVIAEDMNDDVVNVGTQIEASSYKTTDMEHFGGPNAHLSSGEAGFRSVPVFVPEGRVHGGSLMAMLSIGSSSNRVVAGNPSDPRISYMMPRSWM, from the coding sequence ATGGAGGACAATTTTCGGAACCTGGGTTTCTCCGCCGCCTATTCGTCAAATGGGTTCTTAATTTCGGGAAGTTCATTGCAAGTTGGAGGACCTGTGGCTGAATATTCTGCAGATACCGTCTTACGTCTTGATTCTCTTGGTGCTTCAGTCACTTGCACATCTCCTCAAAAAGGGATTAAGCGAAAATGGGATCTCATAGATAGATCCATGGGTCGGCATGTTGGGTCTTCTTTATCTCTTGGCCTAGGTCGCTCATCAAGCTCCTCTGACAGCAAGGGCAGTTCAGGAACTGCTTGCACTACAATGTCTTCCGCCAAAGAAACTGATGAGGAGTCCTCAATGGATTTTCAATTGGATTTTGCCCTCCATCTTGGCAATGAGAAGTCTAGTCCAAAGAATTCCTCTAGTTCTAATCTCAAAATGCTGGAATCGCAGCCCAAAGTTGATCTGGAGTTGAGTCTTTCTACAAAGCCTTCTGAATCTGATATTATTAGTGTCTATCCAAGCTCCACCGTGCTGGATTTTGGCATGGATATTCCACATATTATTGGTGGGGCTTCAAATGTGGATGAAGGATCAATATCATGTGGTTGGAAAACAGGGATCGCGTTGCTTGCTTCACAGGACAAACAGGCTAGTTTCTTTCTGAATCAGGTTTCAAAAATTTGTGATCCTATCTCCATTCCAGACCTCTCATCAAGTGTGATAACAGCACCTATAAGTTCAGTCACCTGCACTTCTGGGATAACACATTGGCAACAGCCACATCAGCGCAGCTCTAGTTCCAAACTGTGTCAGATTGAGGGATGTGGCAAGGGAGCCAGAGGTGCTTCTGGCCGTTGTATTTCTCATGGTGGTGGTAGAAGGTGCCAAAAACAAGGGTGCCACAAGGGAGCAGAAGGCCGGACGGTGTACTGTAAGGCCCATGGGGGTGGCCGGCGATGTGATTTCCTTGGATGCACAAAAAGTGCAGAAGGTCGCACTGATTTTTGTATTGCTCATGGTGGTGGGCGAAGATGCAGTCGTGAGGGTTGCACTCGTGCTGCAAGAGGGAAATCAGGACTGTGCATTAGGCATGGTGGTGGGAAGAGATGTCAGAAAGAAAATTGTACAAAAAGTGCAGAAGGTCTATCTGGCCTCTGCATTTCTCATGGAGGTGGTCGCCGATGCCAAGCTTCAGGGTGTTCAAAAGGGGCTCAAGGCAGCACTATGTTCTGCAAAGCACATGGTGGTGGGAAACGCTGCACAACTCCAGGGTGCACTAAGGGTGCTGAAGGGAGTACGCCTTTCTGTAAAGGCCATGGGGGAGGGAAAAGGTGCGCCTTTCAAGGTGGTGGTGTTTGTACAAAGAGTGTCCATGGAGGGACTAACTTCTGTGTTGCACATGGTGGTGGCAAGAGGTGTGCTGTATCTGAATGCACTAAGAGTGCAAGAGGGCGAACTGATTTTTGTGTCCGACATGGTGGGGGAAAGAGATGCAAGAATGAAGGATGCGGCAAAAGCGCACAGGGTAGCACTGATTTCTGCAAGGCACATGGGGGAGGGAAGAGATGCTCTTGGGGGCATCCTGGTTCAGAATATGGCGTTCAGCCTAGTGGTCCTTGTACTTCATTTGCAAGGGGTAAGACGGGTCTGTGTGCACTTCATAGTGGTCTGGTGCAGGATAAGAGGGTCCATGGTGGTGCCACCTTGGGACCTATCATCCAGGATACCAAAACTGGCCAGCCTAGGAAGATGAAAGAACTCGTCATCGCCGAGGACATGAATGATGATGTTGTGAATGTAGGCACTCAAATTGAGGCTTCATCATACAAAACTACTGACATGGAACATTTTGGAGGTCCAAATGCTCATTTATCTTCTGGGGAAGCAGGCTTCAGATCAGTACCAGTCTTTGTGCCAGAAGGCAGGGTCCATGGTGGCAGTTTGATGGCAATGCTGAGTATTGGCTCGAGCAGCAACCGAGTTGTAGCCGGTAATCCATCAGACCCCAGAATATCTTACATGATGCCGCGGAGCTGGATGTGA